One segment of Mycolicibacterium baixiangningiae DNA contains the following:
- a CDS encoding SIR2 family protein, with product MTTEPVRTVAAVLERFQSAAFSDFAAAFNEGQYVLWLGSGISRERVPNVYELLERVVEHLRSNIIDGKTDCVYHAALDEVLRLTGMTREELDSIDLSMTVGDWPLKDRMVSTLVTKYSQVLEIAVGDQNPDDYLVWTGLDVPTTYGSPGLEPDVEHYCIAILMLEGLVTSGVTANWDGLIEKALDELTPAFGSLVRVVVKGDDFRIAGRRIEVIKLHGCAVRARADEAGYRGLLVARESQISGWTEQPENRPMRKRLEVLYADRLTLMLGLSAQDANLHTMFAAAAQDLARPWPASPPAVVLSEERLEPYHRILLKSTYGSNHQGNADAIARSALLGAYGKPTLLALVLGSLTDKLSYLIEHVVGTSWGPAAVKQLQTDLLGLRNSAATHADPDNYEALEHSEIAQFQREFLARLIDAVNSALTVFRTGCIPSHDERRYDPLSDRPANQAVHNADFPSKQFGWFGVALALIGHGLAQGDWLAVPGNSKDPGDGVVRLVTGQQDARVFLVKDATTSTKLELQGSFDDGDENVLIVIADEESPRFTRSPKPRFGRDGKIGPGRFSVASSISDTDSVDDLYEAFRLAGGF from the coding sequence ATGACGACTGAACCAGTGAGGACTGTAGCGGCTGTTTTGGAGCGGTTTCAGTCGGCGGCGTTTTCAGATTTCGCCGCCGCATTCAACGAGGGCCAATACGTTCTGTGGCTTGGCTCTGGAATCTCTCGCGAGAGAGTGCCGAATGTCTATGAACTCCTCGAGCGCGTCGTAGAGCACCTCCGTTCGAACATCATCGACGGCAAAACGGACTGCGTTTATCACGCAGCCCTCGATGAAGTGTTGCGGCTCACCGGCATGACTCGCGAGGAACTAGACAGCATCGACCTCTCTATGACGGTCGGAGATTGGCCGCTTAAGGACCGTATGGTCTCGACGCTGGTCACGAAATACTCCCAAGTGCTTGAAATTGCCGTGGGCGACCAGAACCCCGACGACTACCTTGTGTGGACAGGTCTTGACGTCCCGACGACGTATGGGTCACCGGGTCTTGAGCCGGATGTGGAGCACTACTGCATCGCGATCCTCATGCTCGAAGGGCTCGTCACATCTGGGGTCACGGCGAACTGGGATGGCCTCATTGAGAAGGCCTTGGATGAACTGACTCCGGCGTTCGGTTCACTGGTTCGGGTGGTCGTCAAAGGAGACGATTTTCGTATCGCCGGGCGGCGTATCGAGGTCATCAAGTTACACGGCTGTGCCGTGCGGGCCCGAGCTGACGAGGCCGGGTATCGAGGGCTCCTCGTCGCTCGCGAATCACAAATCTCGGGATGGACTGAGCAACCCGAGAACAGGCCGATGCGCAAGCGCCTCGAGGTGCTGTACGCGGACCGGTTGACGTTGATGCTGGGCCTATCGGCCCAGGACGCGAACCTTCATACGATGTTCGCAGCCGCCGCCCAAGACTTGGCTCGGCCGTGGCCGGCGTCGCCGCCTGCGGTTGTTCTCAGTGAGGAGCGACTGGAGCCGTATCACCGAATTCTGCTCAAGAGTACGTACGGTTCGAATCACCAGGGGAACGCCGACGCTATCGCACGGTCGGCACTTCTTGGCGCATATGGCAAGCCAACATTGCTGGCGCTGGTCTTGGGGTCGCTCACCGACAAGTTGAGTTACCTAATTGAGCACGTGGTAGGAACGTCGTGGGGTCCGGCTGCTGTCAAGCAATTACAGACAGACCTCCTCGGCCTCCGTAACTCGGCAGCCACTCATGCTGACCCCGACAACTACGAAGCGCTTGAGCATTCGGAAATCGCACAGTTTCAGCGGGAATTTCTCGCGCGTCTCATCGACGCGGTCAATTCGGCGCTAACCGTGTTTCGAACGGGCTGCATCCCATCTCACGATGAACGCCGCTATGACCCGTTGTCGGACCGTCCCGCTAACCAGGCGGTTCATAACGCTGACTTTCCGTCGAAGCAGTTCGGGTGGTTCGGTGTTGCGCTGGCGCTGATTGGTCACGGTCTGGCCCAGGGTGACTGGTTGGCCGTGCCGGGCAATAGCAAGGATCCCGGCGATGGTGTGGTTCGACTGGTCACCGGCCAACAGGATGCTCGGGTGTTTCTTGTCAAGGACGCCACGACGTCAACCAAACTTGAACTACAGGGCTCGTTCGACGACGGCGATGAGAATGTGCTGATCGTGATCGCCGATGAGGAGTCTCCTCGCTTCACCCGGTCCCCAAAACCCCGCTTCGGGCGTGACGGCAAAATCGGCCCTGGTCGTTTCAGTGTCGCATCGAGCATCAGCGATACAGACTCGGTCGATGATCTGTATGAGGCGTTTAGACTGGCAGGAGGGTTCTGA
- the mobF gene encoding MobF family relaxase has protein sequence MSMHKLTAGDGYLYLVRQVAAADSTERGRSSLADYYSAKGESPGRWMGRGLAALADTGAREVSDEVRRNVWAVEGGSVVTEEQMKALFGLGWHPNADKIFAHLSPRLRVQPATAAAQLGRKYPVREERSSEFTRRVGKAFRAHNIGAGLAGNATIDDDVRAGIRTQVAREMFAEQFGRDPADERELSGFVARATRARTTAVAGYDLTFSPVKSISALWAIAPREIAEQIEAAHEAAVADVLEWLQDNAAFTRTGTNGVAQVDTEGLIAAVFTHRDSRAGDPDLHTHVAIANKVSYLDQNGVRRWLALDGQPLHRLIVAASEMYNTRMEVHTIDRLGVDFAEASRGRGKRPVREIVGMSAELMMRWSSRGIAIKARTAELAKQFQHNHGREPTTIESLALAQQATLESREAKHEPRSFAEQRTTWRTQAIEVLGHDGLERMLATVLGPRRVQKAPEITAEWVASRAVAIIATVSESRATWQAHHVRAEALRVVRNAGVAHVSQLVERLTDTALSEAFSVPHARVEDGELGEPVALRRRDGSSVYSRHGVATYTSREVLAAEQRILAAVARCDGRVATTSEVDIALADSAARGKPLNPGQAALVEQMATSGRRVALALAPAGAGKTTAMAALAHAWRSSGGHVLGLAPTAAAAIVLGEDLGATTDTLDKYVHCADPDNAATFGTPQWFNDIGPDTLIIVDESGMASTAGLDAMIADAQRKGASVRLVADDCQLTSISAGGVLRDIATETGALTLSEVVRFHSRAEAAASLALRGGDPAGIGFYIDSGRIHVGTEQTAADTAFSAWLADLDAGRDSLLLGPTNAIVDDLNARARTARLAALVDADPNWRQGRETVLADQLRASVGDVIRTRRNARWLPLSGTDYVRNGYTFEILDVARDGALRARHRGTGREITLPADYVTEHVTLGYAATINGAQGSTAGHSCHVVGAEHLTRQQLYVALTRGRAENHLYLSTAEADPHRILAPKATHPDTAVDVLSRIVARDGGQVSATTAARQAADPTRRLAAAADMFTDALGAAAEHQLGAGARDRLDALAESVHTDLSTCAAWPVLRRRLAIRALSGADPGELLAAAHARGGLDDAADAAAVLDYRIDPTGSAGRDCGPLRWLPAVPAALACDPQWGDYLRRRESLVEELAAQIREQARAWTPDTAPSWAQPLVAANPVLAAEIAVFRAATGVEDADTRLTGPPQYPVATRAIQDRLQRHGTDAIERDGADPTRFNDLLDKIDPRIRTDAYWPTLAAHLTNAARTNDIRDALTDAARQGPLPDEMPAAALWWRLADALSRTAAHPDRHATAQDEGVHASMHADERALVEVLAAAWRNADPLPLARPRTDPAAVALSAPYVVATVAAERYTPDLGEAIHTATTDAHRHHVRVTATPQPGRQSLNHLAEQITIHELTRRGPVIVVEDAAAADPDALAAVATALVPAHGRLLLIDNGQPGSARRLLDGLSLPWAENTRPAPDIENPRLAAAADEHRAIAARSWRTLTTPPTRDRGRDRGHGLDID, from the coding sequence ATGTCGATGCACAAGCTGACCGCCGGGGACGGCTACCTGTACCTGGTGCGGCAGGTCGCTGCCGCCGACAGCACCGAGCGGGGCCGCTCCAGCCTGGCTGACTATTACTCGGCCAAGGGCGAATCGCCGGGCCGCTGGATGGGCCGCGGCCTGGCTGCGTTGGCCGACACAGGAGCCCGTGAGGTCAGCGATGAAGTGCGCCGAAACGTGTGGGCCGTCGAAGGCGGATCGGTGGTCACCGAGGAGCAAATGAAAGCCTTGTTTGGGCTGGGTTGGCACCCCAACGCCGACAAGATTTTTGCCCATCTGTCCCCGCGATTGCGCGTTCAACCCGCGACCGCGGCCGCACAGTTAGGCCGTAAATACCCTGTGCGGGAGGAGCGCTCGTCGGAGTTCACCCGTCGTGTCGGGAAAGCTTTCCGCGCTCACAACATCGGGGCCGGTCTGGCGGGCAACGCCACTATCGACGATGACGTGCGGGCAGGCATCCGTACACAGGTGGCTCGGGAGATGTTCGCCGAGCAGTTTGGCCGTGACCCGGCCGATGAACGGGAGCTGTCAGGGTTCGTCGCGCGGGCCACCAGGGCACGCACTACAGCGGTGGCCGGCTATGACTTGACGTTCTCTCCGGTGAAGTCGATTTCGGCGCTGTGGGCGATTGCCCCGCGAGAGATTGCCGAGCAGATCGAGGCCGCTCACGAAGCCGCGGTGGCCGACGTGTTGGAGTGGCTGCAAGACAACGCCGCCTTCACCCGTACCGGCACCAACGGTGTCGCACAAGTCGACACCGAAGGGCTCATCGCCGCGGTGTTCACCCATCGCGATTCACGTGCCGGGGACCCCGATCTACACACCCATGTAGCGATCGCCAACAAGGTGTCTTACCTCGACCAAAATGGGGTGCGCCGCTGGCTCGCTCTGGATGGTCAACCGCTGCACCGGCTCATCGTGGCGGCTTCGGAGATGTACAACACCCGCATGGAAGTTCACACCATCGACCGGCTCGGTGTGGACTTCGCCGAGGCGTCCCGTGGACGGGGTAAACGACCCGTGCGCGAGATCGTTGGGATGTCAGCGGAATTGATGATGCGTTGGTCGAGTCGCGGCATCGCGATCAAGGCCCGCACCGCCGAGCTGGCCAAGCAGTTCCAGCACAATCACGGCCGCGAACCCACCACCATCGAATCCCTCGCATTGGCTCAACAAGCGACCCTGGAATCGCGCGAAGCCAAGCACGAACCGCGCTCTTTCGCAGAGCAGCGCACCACCTGGCGCACCCAAGCTATCGAGGTCCTCGGCCACGATGGATTGGAACGCATGCTGGCCACAGTTTTAGGCCCCCGGCGCGTCCAGAAGGCACCGGAAATCACCGCGGAATGGGTGGCGTCGCGTGCTGTCGCAATCATCGCCACCGTGTCCGAATCGCGCGCGACCTGGCAGGCCCACCACGTGCGCGCCGAAGCCCTTCGGGTCGTGCGGAACGCGGGTGTCGCACACGTGTCGCAGCTTGTCGAACGGCTCACCGACACAGCACTTTCTGAGGCGTTCTCGGTGCCTCACGCCCGTGTCGAGGACGGCGAGTTGGGTGAGCCTGTCGCATTGCGTCGCCGCGACGGTTCAAGCGTCTACAGCCGCCACGGCGTGGCGACCTACACCAGCCGCGAAGTTCTCGCCGCAGAGCAGCGCATCCTGGCCGCTGTCGCACGCTGCGACGGCCGCGTCGCCACCACCTCCGAGGTCGATATCGCGCTGGCCGACTCGGCCGCCCGCGGCAAGCCACTTAACCCCGGTCAGGCCGCGCTCGTCGAGCAGATGGCCACCAGCGGACGCCGCGTCGCATTGGCGCTGGCGCCCGCCGGGGCGGGCAAGACCACGGCCATGGCCGCGCTGGCGCATGCGTGGCGCAGCTCGGGTGGACATGTCCTCGGATTGGCCCCGACCGCGGCCGCGGCGATCGTGCTCGGGGAGGATTTGGGCGCGACCACCGACACCCTCGACAAGTACGTCCACTGCGCTGATCCGGACAACGCCGCGACGTTCGGAACACCGCAGTGGTTCAACGACATCGGACCGGACACGTTGATCATCGTCGATGAGTCCGGCATGGCTTCGACCGCGGGTCTGGACGCGATGATCGCTGACGCGCAGCGCAAGGGCGCGAGTGTGCGGCTGGTTGCTGATGACTGCCAGTTGACGTCAATTTCGGCTGGCGGGGTGTTGCGCGACATCGCTACTGAGACCGGGGCGCTAACGCTTTCGGAAGTCGTGCGGTTTCACTCCCGCGCTGAGGCCGCGGCGTCGCTGGCGCTGCGCGGCGGCGATCCGGCCGGGATCGGCTTCTACATCGACTCCGGTCGCATTCACGTCGGTACCGAACAGACCGCCGCGGATACCGCGTTTTCGGCGTGGCTGGCCGACCTTGACGCCGGGCGCGACAGCCTGCTCTTGGGACCCACCAACGCGATCGTCGACGACCTCAACGCCCGCGCCCGCACTGCGCGTCTGGCCGCCCTCGTCGACGCGGATCCGAACTGGCGGCAGGGTCGGGAAACCGTGCTTGCCGACCAACTCCGTGCCAGCGTCGGCGACGTCATCCGCACCCGCCGCAATGCCCGCTGGCTGCCCCTGTCGGGCACTGATTACGTCCGCAACGGCTACACCTTCGAAATCCTCGATGTCGCCCGTGACGGGGCGTTACGGGCTCGTCATCGCGGCACCGGACGGGAGATCACCCTGCCGGCCGATTACGTCACCGAACACGTCACCCTCGGCTACGCCGCCACCATCAACGGCGCCCAGGGCTCCACCGCCGGACACAGCTGCCATGTGGTAGGTGCTGAGCACCTGACCCGCCAACAGCTCTACGTCGCCCTCACCCGCGGCCGCGCCGAAAACCATCTCTACCTGTCGACCGCCGAAGCCGACCCGCACCGCATCCTGGCTCCCAAGGCCACCCACCCCGACACCGCCGTAGACGTTCTGTCCCGGATCGTGGCCCGCGACGGCGGCCAGGTCTCGGCCACTACGGCCGCCCGCCAGGCCGCCGACCCGACCCGCAGGCTCGCCGCGGCCGCCGACATGTTCACCGACGCCCTCGGTGCTGCGGCCGAGCACCAGCTCGGCGCGGGTGCCCGCGACCGTCTCGACGCCCTCGCTGAATCCGTGCATACCGACCTCAGTACCTGCGCGGCGTGGCCCGTGCTGCGTCGTCGCCTGGCCATCCGGGCGCTCTCTGGAGCCGATCCCGGCGAACTGTTGGCCGCCGCCCACGCTCGAGGCGGCCTCGACGATGCCGCCGACGCGGCCGCGGTGCTGGACTACCGCATCGACCCCACCGGTTCCGCCGGCCGCGACTGCGGGCCGCTGCGTTGGCTGCCCGCCGTCCCGGCCGCCCTGGCCTGCGACCCGCAATGGGGCGACTACCTGCGCCGCCGCGAAAGCCTTGTCGAGGAGCTGGCCGCGCAGATCCGCGAACAAGCCCGAGCCTGGACCCCCGACACCGCGCCGAGCTGGGCGCAGCCCCTGGTCGCGGCCAACCCTGTTCTGGCCGCCGAAATCGCCGTGTTCCGGGCCGCCACCGGGGTCGAGGACGCCGACACCCGCCTCACCGGCCCGCCCCAATACCCGGTGGCCACCCGCGCAATCCAAGACCGGCTGCAACGCCACGGCACCGACGCCATCGAACGCGACGGCGCCGACCCCACCCGCTTCAACGACCTCCTCGACAAAATCGACCCCCGTATCCGCACCGACGCCTACTGGCCCACCCTGGCCGCCCACCTCACCAATGCCGCCCGCACCAACGACATTCGCGATGCTCTCACCGACGCTGCACGCCAAGGACCGCTGCCCGATGAGATGCCCGCCGCAGCGTTGTGGTGGCGGCTGGCCGACGCGCTGTCCCGCACCGCAGCCCACCCCGATCGGCACGCCACCGCCCAGGACGAAGGCGTGCACGCAAGCATGCATGCCGACGAGCGTGCGCTCGTCGAGGTCCTGGCCGCCGCCTGGCGCAACGCCGACCCGCTCCCCCTGGCGCGGCCACGGACCGACCCCGCCGCGGTCGCGCTCTCCGCGCCCTACGTGGTGGCCACCGTGGCGGCCGAGCGCTACACCCCCGACCTCGGCGAAGCGATCCACACAGCGACCACCGACGCCCACCGCCACCACGTTCGCGTCACCGCGACACCACAACCCGGCCGACAGAGCCTCAACCACCTCGCCGAGCAGATCACCATCCACGAACTCACTCGGCGCGGACCGGTCATCGTCGTCGAGGACGCCGCGGCCGCCGACCCCGACGCGCTCGCGGCCGTGGCCACCGCCCTGGTCCCCGCCCACGGCCGGCTCCTGCTCATCGACAACGGACAGCCCGGCAGCGCCCGCCGACTTCTCGACGGACTCAGCCTCCCCTGGGCGGAAAACACCCGCCCCGCACCCGACATCGAGAATCCCAGACTTGCCGCCGCCGCAGACGAACACCGCGCCATCGCCGCCCGCAGCTGGCGCACCCTCACTACCCCACCCACACGCGATCGAGGCAGAGACCGCGGACACGGCCTCGACATCGACTGA
- a CDS encoding type II toxin-antitoxin system RelE/ParE family toxin — protein sequence MGDEWRIMLSGEVERWYAGLPESELAQADQALDRLAAEGITLGMPHNRYLSEKLWELRFRCGQVNQRITYTADPDRQLVTLTTFRKQRQNERNEITRARKALRRHQTKKG from the coding sequence GTGGGTGATGAGTGGCGGATCATGCTCAGCGGCGAAGTGGAACGCTGGTATGCCGGTCTGCCTGAAAGCGAACTCGCCCAGGCCGATCAGGCCCTCGACCGGCTCGCCGCCGAGGGCATCACCCTAGGCATGCCGCACAACCGCTATCTATCAGAGAAACTGTGGGAGTTGAGGTTTCGCTGCGGACAGGTCAACCAACGCATCACCTACACCGCCGACCCCGACCGCCAGCTGGTTACCCTGACTACATTCCGCAAACAACGCCAAAACGAACGCAACGAGATCACCCGCGCACGCAAAGCGCTACGACGCCACCAGACCAAGAAGGGATAA
- a CDS encoding helix-turn-helix domain-containing protein — protein MAVKTATAKKAAAPKRAAKKTPAAAKKAATSSGGVDYRTARAQRQAALTDEQRQTYEQAYHDAGRAMDLAELVYTARTEAGLTQTQLAAAMSTSQSAVAAWENGARTPGIDALERLAAACGKRLHIAITAA, from the coding sequence ATGGCCGTCAAGACCGCCACCGCGAAGAAGGCCGCTGCCCCGAAGAGGGCCGCCAAGAAAACCCCCGCCGCTGCGAAGAAGGCCGCCACCTCCAGCGGTGGGGTCGATTACCGAACCGCCCGCGCCCAGCGCCAGGCCGCCCTCACCGACGAGCAGCGCCAGACCTACGAGCAGGCATACCACGACGCCGGCCGAGCGATGGACCTCGCCGAGCTGGTCTACACCGCCCGCACCGAGGCCGGCCTCACCCAAACCCAGCTCGCCGCAGCCATGAGCACCAGCCAATCCGCCGTCGCCGCCTGGGAGAACGGAGCACGCACCCCCGGTATCGACGCCCTCGAACGGCTCGCCGCAGCCTGCGGGAAACGCCTCCACATCGCCATCACCGCCGCATAA
- a CDS encoding helix-turn-helix domain-containing protein — protein sequence MLLANRADQSLSCYPSLGTLVSESCAARSTVLKALSKLEEAGRVVRVAQYHKSGARRPSHYLLKVPDATHSRPSLDVGLPQSANATGTVQSPDRDGSPPGPPEVQFADPLNPSIEPPPEPSSASVLECLPMPWRISRGEAIRLSPAIEEAFAAGWTSQTLVAHLSSRPEGVRNPAAVLASRLSELPTPPTFSVRRKRPWCGECEDPLSRTITVTQADGTEAAEFCPRCSPQKLSVSRDNSTTAEGR from the coding sequence ATGCTGCTAGCGAACCGCGCAGACCAGAGCCTCTCCTGCTACCCGTCCCTAGGTACGCTCGTGTCGGAATCTTGTGCTGCGCGAAGCACGGTCCTAAAGGCGCTCAGCAAGCTGGAAGAGGCCGGGCGCGTTGTGCGAGTTGCTCAATACCACAAGTCCGGAGCCAGACGCCCAAGTCATTACCTCCTCAAAGTTCCCGATGCGACGCACTCGCGCCCCAGTCTTGATGTCGGACTCCCTCAGTCCGCCAACGCGACCGGGACCGTCCAATCTCCAGACCGAGACGGTTCACCTCCCGGACCGCCGGAGGTCCAATTCGCGGACCCCTTGAACCCTTCAATAGAACCACCACCCGAACCATCATCGGCCTCCGTGCTGGAGTGTCTTCCCATGCCGTGGCGAATTAGCAGGGGAGAAGCGATAAGACTGTCACCGGCAATCGAGGAGGCTTTCGCGGCGGGCTGGACATCGCAAACGTTGGTGGCCCACCTTTCATCCCGGCCTGAGGGAGTCCGTAATCCCGCTGCCGTTCTGGCGTCGCGGCTGTCAGAGCTGCCAACCCCACCGACCTTCTCCGTCCGGCGAAAGAGGCCGTGGTGCGGCGAGTGCGAAGACCCCTTGTCGCGCACGATCACAGTCACACAGGCGGACGGCACAGAAGCAGCGGAGTTCTGCCCGCGATGCAGCCCTCAGAAGCTGTCAGTGTCGAGAGACAATTCAACGACGGCTGAGGGGAGGTGA
- a CDS encoding helix-turn-helix domain-containing protein: MESNVFDHLPLLLAVPRAASILGISRAAAYRLAASGELPVRRLGGRVYIVTAELRELIAS; the protein is encoded by the coding sequence ATGGAGTCAAACGTATTTGATCATCTTCCGCTGCTCCTCGCGGTCCCGCGCGCAGCCAGCATTCTGGGAATTAGCCGCGCTGCTGCTTACCGACTCGCTGCATCTGGCGAGCTTCCTGTGCGCAGGCTGGGAGGACGCGTCTACATCGTCACTGCAGAACTGCGTGAGTTGATCGCCTCGTGA
- a CDS encoding tyrosine-type recombinase/integrase, with the protein MKGAVYQRGRTWTYRFRAPERDASTGEYPTISKGGFPTEKEAWKACRDAMREADQGRVVRPSTRTVAQFFAEWFVAVEASMDATTWQNWKDYARSYVVPHIGAEKLQQLDEPQLLKLYAKLLTEGRIKQDRNYEMYRYWLTHVVDGESPAPREVANVCGTTIHAARAAVRRYKAGIVPRRVNPGLAPKTVRNIHAMIHRALVDAVAWKYKAHNPAANVRPPKRSRARRTVWNPEQIQKFLRAVSHDRFAALFLLELTTGIRRGQICGLRWHDVDLDAREITVHDNRVVVGGHARDKAGGKTRNADQTIAIDQTTAAALEKWRDFQNEERAFFGTDYHPGNYVFTFQDGRPPHPDSIRQRFDRLAAAAGLERITFHDLRHSYATAALKAGVSPKIVSERIGHADVGFFLQTYAHVLKNDDREAAEQAAQFLIGDGYGLPIASD; encoded by the coding sequence GTGAAGGGAGCCGTCTATCAGCGTGGGCGGACATGGACATACCGTTTCCGAGCGCCTGAAAGAGATGCTTCTACCGGCGAATATCCCACGATCTCGAAGGGCGGATTTCCGACTGAGAAGGAGGCATGGAAAGCGTGTCGCGATGCAATGCGGGAAGCGGATCAGGGTCGCGTGGTGCGACCCTCTACCCGCACGGTTGCTCAATTCTTCGCGGAATGGTTCGTCGCCGTTGAGGCATCAATGGATGCCACAACGTGGCAGAACTGGAAGGACTACGCCCGGAGCTACGTTGTGCCCCACATCGGGGCAGAAAAGCTCCAGCAACTCGATGAGCCACAGCTGCTGAAGCTGTACGCCAAACTCCTTACCGAAGGCCGGATCAAACAAGACCGAAACTACGAGATGTATCGCTATTGGCTCACCCATGTGGTCGACGGAGAGTCGCCGGCACCACGTGAAGTCGCTAACGTTTGTGGCACAACGATTCATGCCGCTCGTGCCGCTGTCCGTCGGTACAAGGCAGGAATCGTCCCGAGAAGGGTCAATCCCGGACTAGCACCAAAGACCGTTCGAAACATTCACGCCATGATCCACCGAGCGTTGGTTGATGCCGTCGCGTGGAAGTACAAGGCCCACAATCCAGCAGCGAACGTGAGGCCGCCTAAACGTTCCCGGGCTCGGCGCACTGTGTGGAACCCGGAGCAGATACAGAAGTTTCTTCGGGCGGTCAGTCACGATCGATTCGCCGCGCTCTTTCTTCTAGAACTCACCACCGGAATACGTCGTGGGCAGATCTGTGGCCTCAGATGGCATGACGTCGACCTGGACGCTCGCGAGATCACAGTGCACGACAATCGAGTGGTCGTTGGCGGGCACGCGCGAGATAAGGCCGGCGGAAAGACGCGCAACGCAGATCAAACCATCGCGATTGATCAAACTACTGCTGCGGCACTTGAGAAGTGGCGTGATTTTCAGAATGAAGAACGAGCATTCTTCGGGACGGACTATCACCCTGGAAACTACGTCTTCACGTTCCAGGACGGCCGACCGCCGCACCCTGACTCCATCCGCCAACGGTTCGACCGCTTGGCGGCCGCCGCCGGCCTCGAACGTATCACCTTCCATGATCTTCGGCACTCATACGCGACCGCGGCTCTGAAGGCTGGTGTCAGTCCCAAGATCGTGAGCGAGCGTATCGGTCACGCGGACGTCGGGTTCTTTCTGCAGACCTACGCCCACGTGCTCAAGAACGACGACCGAGAGGCTGCCGAACAGGCGGCTCAATTCCTGATCGGGGACGGCTACGGACTTCCAATCGCCTCAGACTGA
- a CDS encoding HIT domain-containing protein, with amino-acid sequence MDADSPPRECPFCAIVAGRAPAREVLRTSDVLAFLPDVPAVLGHTLVVPKAHLPNIWAVGQREAHALADATRRVATAVATAVNAEDMNIIQSNGAAAGQSVFHLHIHVVPRKPGDRMPDLWPDDAKWQVAQLDSVAENIRSTVDHHG; translated from the coding sequence GTGGATGCGGATAGCCCGCCGCGCGAATGCCCTTTCTGCGCTATCGTCGCCGGTCGCGCCCCGGCTCGCGAGGTGTTGCGAACTAGCGACGTCTTGGCCTTCCTACCGGATGTGCCGGCCGTGCTGGGCCACACGCTTGTGGTTCCGAAGGCGCATCTGCCGAATATATGGGCGGTTGGCCAGCGTGAGGCACACGCATTGGCAGACGCCACCCGTCGGGTCGCTACGGCCGTTGCCACAGCAGTAAATGCCGAGGACATGAACATCATTCAGTCCAACGGTGCGGCCGCGGGCCAGTCCGTCTTCCATCTACATATCCATGTCGTCCCTCGGAAACCCGGCGATAGGATGCCCGACCTCTGGCCGGATGATGCTAAGTGGCAGGTCGCGCAGCTTGATTCAGTCGCTGAGAACATACGCTCAACCGTCGATCATCACGGCTGA
- a CDS encoding TIR domain-containing protein codes for MSLYNEEDFRRRVGLTASAAEFSLRTGATAAVGTFDIFLSHSVRDARVILGLRDWLTSKNLSVYVDWIDDPELDRTAVSRATAARLREQMRNSTSMIFATSRNAKTSRWMPWELGYFDGFKASERVSVMRLDSSSSAKFAGEEYLGLYKQIEQLQVPDGRSLPYAVLPSRKKAEPLSSFGAAAGRYVDMVT; via the coding sequence GTGAGCTTATACAACGAGGAAGATTTCCGCCGCAGAGTCGGTTTGACCGCGAGTGCGGCTGAGTTCTCTCTCCGAACCGGGGCGACGGCCGCGGTGGGAACGTTCGACATATTTCTCAGCCACAGCGTCCGGGATGCGCGGGTGATTCTCGGTCTTCGTGACTGGCTAACGTCCAAGAATCTGAGTGTGTACGTCGACTGGATCGACGACCCGGAGTTGGATCGCACTGCTGTGTCTCGCGCCACAGCAGCACGTTTGAGGGAGCAGATGCGGAACTCGACCAGCATGATTTTTGCGACATCACGCAATGCCAAGACATCGCGCTGGATGCCCTGGGAGCTCGGCTATTTTGATGGCTTCAAGGCCAGTGAGAGAGTTTCGGTCATGCGCCTGGACAGCTCCAGCAGCGCAAAGTTCGCAGGCGAGGAGTACCTCGGCCTCTACAAACAAATCGAACAGCTCCAAGTGCCAGACGGCAGATCACTTCCCTACGCAGTACTGCCCTCGCGTAAGAAGGCGGAGCCATTGTCGTCCTTTGGCGCTGCGGCTGGCCGCTATGTGGACATGGTGACTTGA